The genomic region CTCGAAGGCTTGATTGCCGGCGCGCTCACGCAAACCGGCAACATTGGCGTTGTCTCCGCCTTCCCCTCGGTGCAGGTGATTCGCCGTCAGGCCGGGTTTACGCTGGGTGTGCAAGATGCGGCGGCGTTGCTGGGTAAAGAAGTCAACATCTACGTCAAGTATGTGGGCGATTGGTACAACCCCACAGAAGAGCGGGACATTGCCACAACGTTGGTGGAACAGTACAACGTGGACGTGCTCACCCAACAAACCGATTCCGGCTCGCCGCTGGACGTTGCGGTCGAACAGGGCATTTGGTACGTCGGCAAGGATATGGACATTGTCGGCGAATACGGCTGGGGCGGCTTGGAGACGGTTGCGGTTTCGTTCGATACGCGCTGGGAAGTGATTTACGACCGCATGGTCAAGGATTGGCTGGCGCGTGACCGGCAACCCATCAACGTGCTCTACCTGGGGATGGATGACCAGATGGTGCTGGCGGACGGCACACGCATTGCCGCGGTGGACATCATGAATGATGGCAAAGTCGGGGTGGACGCGATTAGCCCCAACGCTCGCGACCTGATTCCGCAAGAGATTATTGACCTGGTGGCGGCGCGCCGCGACCAGATGATGAAAGGCGTGTGGGACCCCTTCTTCGCGCATGAATTTGTCAGCAATGGGACGGGGTTGGAACTGGAAGGCGCGAGCGTGCCGCCGGCGGGTGAAGTGGTCAAGCCGGCGGACGAGATGCCCGATGACGCCTGGCTGCTCTCCAAATTCAACTTCGACCTGGCGGGTATCACCATCCTCGAATGAGCATGCGCGACGCCCCCATGCTGTTGCCTGGCATGGGGGCGTTGGTTTTGACCAACGAGTAGGAGAAGCCATGTTCAAACGTCGCACACCTGTGGAAGATTTCGCTGAAACGTTTTGGGCAAACGTACAGCCCGGCGAGGTGTTGCTCCGCGCACGGGGCATTACCAAACGCTTCCCCGGCGGCGTGGTCGCGAACGACCATGTGGATTTCGAGATTCGCGCCCAAGAGGTGCATGCCTTGCTGGGGGAAAACGGCGCGGGGAAAACCACGCTCATGAGCATTCTGTTCGGCTTGCTCCAACCCGACGAGGGCGAAATTGAACTGCGTGGGCAACCCGTGCGTTTCCATTCACCGCAAGATGCCATCCGGTATGGGATTGGCATGGTGCACCAGCACCGCAAACTGGTGCCTGCGCATACCGTGCTGGAAAACATCTTGCTGGGGCACCCCAAGGCGCGCGGTCTCTTGAACGAGCGTGAAGCCGCCGAGGAGATTGCCGCGCTTGCCGAAACCTACGGCTTCAAACTCGACCTGTACGCGCGGGTGTGGCAACTCACCGAAGGCGAGAAACAGGCGGTCGAAATCGTGAAGGCGCTCTACCGTGGGGCGCACATCCTCATCATGGATGAGCCTACCTCGGCGTTGACGCCGGTGGAAACCGACCGCTTGCTGGAAGCCATCGAACGCATGACGGAGAACAACCTGGGCGTGGTGCCCTTCATCACCCACAAAATGCCCATCATTTTCCGCATTAGCGACCGCGTGACCATTCTGCGGCGTGGGCGGGTTGTGGCGACACTCCCCACGCGCGAAACGAACGAGCGCGAACTGGCGCAATTGCTGGTCGGGCGCGAAGTCTTGTTTGACGTGCAAAAGCCCCCCGCAACGCCGGGCGACGTGGTCATCGAAGTCGAAAATGTGACGGCGCGCAATGACAAGGGGGGGATTGCCCTGGATGGGGTCTCTTTCAGCCTGCGCGCGGGGCAGGTGTTGGGAATCGCCGGCGTCGCCGGCAACGGTCAGCATGAACTGGCGGAAGTGCTGGCAGGCTTGCGCCCGGTGGAACAGGGGCGCGTGCGCTTTCTGGGGCGGGATATCACCAACGCCTCGGTGCTGGAACGCTGGCGGTTGGGGATTGGCTATACCCCCGCCGAACGTACCGAAGTAGGCTCGATTGGCGAATTTACGCTGGTGGAAAACGTCGCGCTGAACTACTACTGGGATGACGCCTACGTCCAGCGGGGGTTTCTGAACGAAAAGAAGTTGCGCGCCCTGACCGAATCCATCATTGAGACCTACCAGGTGGTGACGCCAAGCCCGGACGTGAAAGCCAAAACGCTTTCGGGGGGGAACTTGCAGAAAGTCATCATGGGGCGCGTGCTGTCGCGCAACCCCAAACTGGTGATAGCCAATCTCCCCGCGCAGGGGCTGGATATTGGCGCCACCGAATTCGTCCAACGTCGCTTGCTGGACGCCCGCGCCGCAGGTGCGGCGGTCATTCTCATCTCCGAGGAACTGGACGAGATTTTGATGCTCAGCGACATCATCGCGCCGATGTATGAGGGGCGCATTGTGCAACTCATTCCCGCCGAGCGCGCCGACAAGGAAACGGTTGGCGCCATGATTGCCGGCGGTCAAGCGAGGACGAACGCATGACACTGGCAGGCTATCGTATCCGCATTGTTCGACGCACGACGTTGCCCGCATGGGAAGCCGCCCTGTTCT from Ardenticatena maritima harbors:
- a CDS encoding ABC transporter ATP-binding protein, with amino-acid sequence MFKRRTPVEDFAETFWANVQPGEVLLRARGITKRFPGGVVANDHVDFEIRAQEVHALLGENGAGKTTLMSILFGLLQPDEGEIELRGQPVRFHSPQDAIRYGIGMVHQHRKLVPAHTVLENILLGHPKARGLLNEREAAEEIAALAETYGFKLDLYARVWQLTEGEKQAVEIVKALYRGAHILIMDEPTSALTPVETDRLLEAIERMTENNLGVVPFITHKMPIIFRISDRVTILRRGRVVATLPTRETNERELAQLLVGREVLFDVQKPPATPGDVVIEVENVTARNDKGGIALDGVSFSLRAGQVLGIAGVAGNGQHELAEVLAGLRPVEQGRVRFLGRDITNASVLERWRLGIGYTPAERTEVGSIGEFTLVENVALNYYWDDAYVQRGFLNEKKLRALTESIIETYQVVTPSPDVKAKTLSGGNLQKVIMGRVLSRNPKLVIANLPAQGLDIGATEFVQRRLLDARAAGAAVILISEELDEILMLSDIIAPMYEGRIVQLIPAERADKETVGAMIAGGQARTNA
- a CDS encoding BMP family ABC transporter substrate-binding protein; the protein is MRAISSASTLRRFSVLFLLLLVALTTTMCGGSSSGGEEASSSGEASSQESAPSMESVATLAIEHFSVIEGTTWSGAHHRAGKRVAEKYPTVEYVYREEVGPDSTVPFAEELITGEGADIVVGNAEFMGLPLVELADKYPDVYFGSVIASDLTTRPNFIRFFPRQYQALYLEGLIAGALTQTGNIGVVSAFPSVQVIRRQAGFTLGVQDAAALLGKEVNIYVKYVGDWYNPTEERDIATTLVEQYNVDVLTQQTDSGSPLDVAVEQGIWYVGKDMDIVGEYGWGGLETVAVSFDTRWEVIYDRMVKDWLARDRQPINVLYLGMDDQMVLADGTRIAAVDIMNDGKVGVDAISPNARDLIPQEIIDLVAARRDQMMKGVWDPFFAHEFVSNGTGLELEGASVPPAGEVVKPADEMPDDAWLLSKFNFDLAGITILE